One region of Dysidea avara chromosome 1, odDysAvar1.4, whole genome shotgun sequence genomic DNA includes:
- the LOC136262228 gene encoding hepatocyte growth factor receptor-like translates to MQPSGVSGDNWNFTKFMNGGSTSDHIISSKDANVLKMECGDFSSLLLPRQELEFSGIIGEGEFGRVFKGVWIHKHDDGSYKSEEVAIKTVKDCESMDKLKSILHESVLMKSLHHDNILKILGVCLETDIQGGTVYIVLPYMVNGDLKTYLKNKRQSIIKRISQSFIHHEARIPQLTAMCYQIACGMNYLAEQRIVHRDLAARNCMVDEALTIKVADFGLARDVYILDYYRVQSNNKLPVKWMAPEALHDQISNEKTDVWSYGITCWEVFSLGRVPYPTISNHDILDYIDAGNRPIRPKLCPDNMYALMQKCWEADVDHRICFKEIVTELSDDDIIVGGLSDSTNDNYIHF, encoded by the exons ATGCAGCCTAGTGGAGTGTCAG GTGATAACTGGAATTTTACCAAGTTTATGAATG GTGGGTCAACATCTGATCATATTATAAGCTCTAAAGATGCGAATGTTTTGAAAATGGAATGTGGTGATTTTAGCAGTTTATTGCTACCTAGGCAAGAATTAGAGTTTAGTGGAATAATTGGAGAAG GAGAGTTTGGTCGTGTATTTAAAGGAGTGTGGATACACAAACATGATGATGGGAGTTACAAGTCTGAAGAGGTTGCCATAAAGACAGTTAAAG ATTGTGAATCAATGGACAAGTTAAAGTCCATTCTTCATGAAAGTGTGCTAATGAAGTCTCTTCACCATGACAACATACTGAAAATATTGGGTGTCTGTCTTGAAACTGACATACAAGGTGGAACAGTTTACATTGTGTTACCTTATATGGTCAATGGAGATCTCAAAACTTATTTGAAAAACAAAAGACAATCAATAATAAAACGAATATCACAAAGTTTCATCCATCAT GAAGCAAGAATACCACAACTGACCGCAATGTGCTATCAGATAGCTTGTGGTATGAACTATTTAGCAGAACAACGAATTGTTCACCGAGATCTAGCTGCAAGGAATTGCAT GGTAGATGAAGCCTTGACTATTAAAGTGGCTGACTTTGGATTAGCTCGAGATGTATACATCTTAGATTACTACCGAGTACAAAGCAATAACAAACTTCCTGTAAAATGGATGGCACCTGAAGCACTACATGATCAGATCAGTAATGAGAAAACTGATGTG TGGTCATATGGGATTACTTGTTGGGAAGTATTCAGTCTTGGTCGTGTACCTTACCCAACTATATCCAACCATGACATACTGGACTATATCGATGCAGGAAATCGACCAATTAGACCGAAACTGTGTCCAGACAACAT GTATGCACTAATGCAAAAGTGTTGGGAAGCAGATGTTGACCACAGAATTTGTTTTAAAGAAATAGTGACAGAGTTGAGTGATGATGACATTATAGTGGGAGGATTGAGTGACAGTACCAACGACAACTACATacatttttga